From Streptomyces sp. NBC_00683, one genomic window encodes:
- a CDS encoding phage tail protein, translated as MAEFQINAHRFDPYKNFKFLVLWDGRTVAGISKISPLKRTTEVVKHRHGGDPSSPRKSPGRSEFEGVTLERGVTHDPEFDRWANKVWQVGAGLGSEVSLRDFRKDIIIQVLNEAGQVAVSHKLYRAWVSEYQVMGELDANANAVAIQSVKLECEGWERDYEIPEPVEPSFTHPA; from the coding sequence ATGGCTGAGTTCCAGATCAACGCCCATCGCTTCGACCCCTACAAGAATTTCAAGTTCCTGGTCCTCTGGGACGGTCGAACGGTCGCGGGTATCAGCAAGATCAGTCCACTGAAGCGCACCACCGAAGTGGTCAAGCACCGCCACGGCGGTGACCCGAGTTCACCGCGCAAGTCGCCGGGCCGCTCCGAGTTCGAGGGCGTCACGCTCGAGCGAGGTGTCACCCACGATCCCGAGTTCGACCGCTGGGCCAACAAGGTCTGGCAGGTCGGCGCCGGGCTCGGCTCGGAGGTCTCGCTCCGGGACTTCCGCAAGGACATCATCATCCAGGTGCTCAACGAGGCCGGGCAGGTGGCCGTCTCGCACAAGCTCTACCGGGCCTGGGTCAGCGAGTACCAGGTCATGGGCGAGCTCGACGCGAACGCCAATGCCGTCGCCATCCAGAGCGTGAAACTGGAGTGCGAGGGCTGGGAACGGGACTACGAGATTCCGGAACCGGTCGAGCCGTCGTTCACCCACCCGGCCTGA
- a CDS encoding phage tail sheath C-terminal domain-containing protein, which translates to MPTHMGYPGVYIEELPSSIRTIASVTTSVTAFVGHTRRGPLNQPVRVTSFADFERRFGGLTSQSALSYAVHQFFGNGGTFAVIVRVAKAGTGEDACVTLQSTEGRSECPVLEVHAREPGVWGSGLRVAVDHDTPAPDRTFNLHVLDARGGARESFTGLSMSAGHGRFVETVVNAGSSLVRVKALDEDRPDPSGTVSKPFAAELPHLNVELKVKIGDVEREFTLFEPDRDGEPPSNVVELALLLERKLRALPDAPGKHAFAGAEVAAFGRRLQVVAGSVDPDDVVRFVGECANDLGLEASVNPPVFPLEGGKDGDPPGPRDLIGSEARKTGVQALRDVDDVNLLVLPELSAYESTEDMVTVLSAAEQLCQERRILLLVDSPSTWGNVDAARAGIGAFEPVRSSHAALYFPHLQLTDPLTGRLRSFPPSGAVAGVIARTDGERGVWKAPAGTEARLAGVRSLTVKLTDRENGLLNPLGVNCLRTFPVVGPLVWGARTLEGADALDSEWKYVPVRRLALHVEESLFRGLQWVVFEPNDEQLWQQIRLKASAYLHDLFRQGAFKGGTPREAYFVKCDKDTTTDADIERGVVNVVIGIAPVKPAEFVIVKIQQFAGQFDLS; encoded by the coding sequence ATGCCGACGCACATGGGCTATCCCGGTGTTTACATCGAAGAACTTCCCAGCAGCATCCGTACGATCGCCTCGGTCACCACCTCGGTGACCGCGTTCGTGGGACACACACGCCGGGGTCCGCTCAACCAACCTGTACGGGTCACCAGCTTCGCCGACTTCGAGCGCCGCTTCGGCGGCCTCACCTCGCAGAGCGCCCTCAGCTACGCGGTGCACCAGTTCTTCGGCAACGGCGGCACCTTCGCGGTGATCGTCCGTGTGGCCAAGGCCGGCACCGGTGAGGACGCCTGCGTGACGCTCCAGTCCACCGAGGGCCGCAGTGAGTGCCCGGTGCTGGAGGTGCACGCCAGGGAGCCCGGAGTCTGGGGCTCGGGCCTGCGGGTGGCCGTCGACCACGACACCCCGGCACCGGACAGGACGTTCAACCTCCATGTCCTCGACGCGCGCGGCGGAGCCCGGGAGTCCTTCACCGGCCTCTCGATGAGCGCCGGTCACGGCCGCTTCGTCGAGACAGTGGTCAACGCGGGTTCCTCCCTCGTCCGGGTGAAGGCTCTCGATGAGGACCGGCCCGACCCTTCCGGCACGGTTTCCAAGCCCTTCGCGGCGGAACTGCCGCACTTGAACGTCGAGTTGAAAGTCAAGATCGGTGATGTGGAGCGTGAGTTCACGCTCTTCGAGCCCGACCGCGACGGTGAGCCGCCGAGCAACGTCGTCGAGCTGGCCCTCCTGCTGGAGCGCAAGCTGCGCGCGCTGCCCGACGCTCCGGGGAAGCACGCCTTCGCCGGGGCCGAGGTCGCCGCTTTCGGCCGGCGGCTCCAGGTCGTCGCCGGGTCCGTCGACCCGGACGACGTGGTCCGCTTCGTCGGCGAGTGCGCCAACGACCTGGGGCTCGAGGCCTCGGTCAACCCGCCCGTCTTCCCGCTGGAGGGCGGCAAGGACGGCGATCCGCCCGGGCCGCGCGACCTCATCGGCAGCGAGGCGCGCAAGACCGGCGTGCAGGCCCTGCGCGACGTGGACGACGTCAATCTCCTCGTCCTGCCGGAGCTGTCGGCGTACGAGTCCACCGAGGACATGGTCACCGTCCTGTCCGCGGCCGAGCAGCTCTGCCAGGAGCGGCGGATCCTCCTGCTCGTCGACTCTCCCTCGACGTGGGGCAACGTCGACGCCGCGCGGGCCGGGATCGGCGCGTTCGAGCCCGTACGCAGCAGCCATGCGGCGCTGTACTTCCCGCATCTGCAGCTCACGGACCCGCTCACCGGACGGCTGCGTTCCTTCCCGCCGTCGGGTGCCGTCGCCGGTGTGATCGCCCGTACGGACGGCGAGCGCGGCGTGTGGAAGGCGCCGGCCGGGACCGAGGCGCGCCTCGCCGGGGTCCGGTCGCTGACGGTAAAGCTGACCGACCGGGAGAACGGGCTGCTCAATCCGCTGGGCGTGAACTGCCTGCGCACCTTCCCCGTGGTGGGGCCGCTGGTCTGGGGCGCCCGCACGCTCGAGGGCGCGGACGCGCTCGACAGCGAATGGAAGTACGTACCCGTGCGGCGGCTCGCGCTGCATGTCGAGGAGAGCCTCTTCCGCGGTCTGCAGTGGGTCGTCTTCGAACCCAACGACGAGCAGCTCTGGCAGCAGATCCGGCTCAAGGCGTCGGCCTACCTCCACGACCTCTTCCGGCAGGGCGCTTTCAAGGGCGGCACACCGCGCGAGGCGTACTTCGTGAAGTGCGACAAGGACACCACCACCGACGCCGACATCGAGCGCGGAGTGGTGAACGTCGTGATCGGAATCGCGCCGGTCAAGCCCGCGGAGTTCGTGATCGTCAAGATCCAGCAGTTCGCCGGGCAGTTCGACCTCTCGTAA
- the msrB gene encoding peptide-methionine (R)-S-oxide reductase MsrB produces MSYDVEKPDEQWRAELSPAEYAVLRKAGTEPAFVGEYTDTKTAGVYSCRACGAELFRSDTKFESHCGWPSFYDPKDTDAVELIQDNSLGMARTEVRCARCGSHLGHVFEGEGYNTPTDQRYCINSISLTLAPDES; encoded by the coding sequence GTGTCGTACGACGTCGAGAAGCCCGACGAGCAATGGCGGGCGGAGCTGAGCCCCGCCGAGTACGCGGTGCTGCGCAAGGCAGGCACCGAGCCCGCGTTCGTGGGTGAGTACACCGACACCAAGACCGCGGGCGTCTACTCGTGCCGCGCCTGCGGGGCGGAGCTGTTCCGCTCCGACACCAAATTCGAGTCGCACTGCGGCTGGCCGTCCTTCTACGACCCGAAGGACACGGACGCGGTCGAGCTGATCCAGGACAACAGCCTGGGCATGGCCCGTACCGAGGTGCGCTGCGCCCGCTGCGGCTCGCACCTGGGCCACGTCTTCGAGGGCGAGGGCTACAACACGCCCACGGACCAGCGTTACTGCATCAACTCGATCTCGCTGACCCTGGCGCCGGACGAGAGCTGA
- the murC gene encoding UDP-N-acetylmuramate--L-alanine ligase, giving the protein MAPGIPAALERPHFIGIGGAGMSGIAKILAQRGAKVAGSDSKESATAEALRALGVTVHIGHATGHLADDASCVVVSSAIRPDNPELVRAAELSVPVVHRSDALAALMEGLRAIAVAGTHGKTTTTSMLAVALSELALDPSYAIGGDLEGPGTNAAHGGGDIFVAEADESDRSFQKYDPEVAIVLNVELDHHANYASMEEIYDSFETFVGKIVPGGTLVVSADQQGAVELVQRVRDISSLNVVTYGESETADVRVHKVTPRGLTSEVTVVLGGKYLTFTVSVPGSHYAHNAVAALAAGVALGIPAHNLASAIGKYTGVKRRLQLKGEAAGVQVIDSYAHHPTEMTADLEAMRGAASEARLLVVFQPHLFSRTQELGTEMGQALALADASVVLDIYPAREDPIPGITSTLIVDAAKAAGADVTAVHDKAAIPAVIAGMAKPGDLVLTMGAGDVTDLGPQILDHLSS; this is encoded by the coding sequence ATGGCACCCGGTATTCCTGCCGCCCTTGAACGGCCGCACTTCATCGGCATCGGCGGCGCCGGGATGTCGGGCATCGCGAAGATCCTCGCCCAGCGAGGAGCGAAGGTGGCAGGCAGCGACTCCAAGGAGTCCGCCACCGCCGAGGCCCTGCGGGCGCTGGGGGTCACCGTCCACATCGGGCACGCCACCGGTCACCTGGCGGACGACGCGTCCTGCGTGGTCGTCTCCAGCGCCATCCGCCCGGACAACCCCGAGCTGGTCCGCGCCGCCGAACTGTCCGTGCCCGTCGTGCACCGCTCCGACGCGCTCGCCGCCCTGATGGAGGGCCTGCGCGCCATCGCGGTCGCCGGTACGCACGGCAAGACCACCACCACGTCGATGCTCGCCGTCGCCCTGTCCGAGCTGGCCCTCGACCCCTCGTACGCCATCGGCGGCGACCTGGAGGGTCCGGGCACGAACGCCGCGCACGGCGGCGGCGACATCTTCGTCGCCGAGGCGGACGAGAGCGACCGCAGTTTCCAGAAGTACGACCCCGAGGTCGCGATCGTCCTCAACGTCGAGCTGGACCACCACGCGAACTACGCGTCGATGGAGGAGATCTACGACTCCTTCGAGACGTTCGTCGGCAAGATCGTCCCCGGTGGCACCCTCGTCGTCTCCGCCGACCAGCAGGGCGCGGTGGAACTGGTCCAGCGGGTCCGCGACATCTCCTCGCTCAACGTCGTCACCTACGGCGAGTCGGAGACCGCGGACGTACGGGTCCACAAGGTCACCCCGCGCGGGCTGACCAGCGAGGTCACCGTCGTCCTGGGCGGCAAGTACCTCACCTTCACGGTCTCGGTGCCCGGCAGTCACTACGCCCACAACGCGGTCGCGGCCCTCGCCGCCGGTGTCGCCCTCGGCATCCCGGCACACAACCTGGCCTCCGCCATCGGCAAGTACACCGGCGTCAAGCGCCGTCTCCAGCTCAAGGGCGAGGCCGCCGGGGTCCAGGTCATCGACTCCTACGCGCACCACCCCACGGAGATGACCGCCGACCTGGAAGCCATGCGCGGCGCGGCCTCCGAGGCCCGCCTCCTGGTCGTCTTCCAGCCCCACCTCTTCTCCCGCACCCAGGAGCTCGGCACCGAGATGGGCCAGGCGCTCGCCCTCGCCGACGCGTCGGTGGTCCTGGACATCTACCCGGCCCGTGAGGACCCGATCCCGGGCATCACCAGCACCCTGATCGTCGACGCCGCGAAGGCGGCCGGGGCCGACGTCACGGCCGTCCACGACAAGGCGGCGATCCCCGCCGTCATCGCGGGAATGGCGAAGCCGGGCGATCTGGTTCTCACGATGGGAGCGGGCGATGTCACCGACCTCGGCCCGCAGATCCTGGACCACCTGTCGAGCTGA
- a CDS encoding indole-3-glycerol phosphate synthase, with amino-acid sequence MIEKPLTPEDVEFVTTLHGEEQISFVVLMQPRGDQADVLLRAIDDVALGELREAAREGEEPEGRAAQEPAAVALEYSLQELRKAGSEAVGQVIEDHPLDKLKTVVDDSGADEVIVLTAPHYVEEFFHRDWASRARHKVGVPVLKLFAHSE; translated from the coding sequence ATGATCGAGAAGCCCCTCACTCCCGAGGACGTGGAGTTCGTCACCACCCTCCACGGCGAGGAGCAGATCTCGTTCGTCGTACTGATGCAGCCACGCGGTGACCAGGCCGATGTCCTGTTGCGGGCGATCGACGACGTGGCGCTCGGCGAACTGAGAGAAGCGGCCCGCGAGGGCGAGGAGCCGGAGGGCAGGGCGGCGCAGGAGCCTGCCGCGGTCGCCTTGGAGTACTCGCTCCAGGAACTGCGCAAAGCAGGGTCCGAAGCCGTCGGACAAGTGATCGAGGACCACCCCCTGGACAAGCTGAAGACCGTGGTCGACGACTCCGGGGCCGACGAGGTCATCGTGCTCACCGCACCGCACTACGTGGAGGAGTTCTTCCACCGCGACTGGGCGTCCCGGGCCCGTCACAAGGTCGGCGTACCGGTGCTCAAGCTCTTCGCGCACAGCGAATAG